In Besnoitia besnoiti strain Bb-Ger1 chromosome I, whole genome shotgun sequence, the genomic window TTTGCTGAGAATTGATCCGCTTCGGTATTCTCGTTCGCCCGGCAGTTGCCCTCCTACGCGCGTTATTCCTTTCCTCTCCAGCCATCCCTTGCTTGAGTCGAAGGCGGCTTTCTGTATCTTCGCCTGGAGCGAAGGGGAGTTGCCCTCCACTTTTCGATGcgtgcctcgctctctcggctTGTCTCCATTCCGCCTGGTTCTTTGATTCCTGCGCGCCTGGCTCTCTTTTCTTGATGCCCCTTGCCTCCGGTTTTCGTTGGATGTGCCTGCCGTTTCTTTGATATAACTTTCTTCGATCGTGATGCGTCTCTACAGGTCGTGCCGCGTCGCTTGGAAGATGTCGAGGAACTCCTTGCCCTCAGGACGAACTTGACAAAAAAGACAGAATCCTGATCGTGCCGGACCGCAGAAGCCTAAAAAAAACGTTTTTACGTAGTGGGACCTCGCGCATGCCATCCCGCACACGGCAGGGGATTCCGTCATCTTCATCATCGCCAGCGTTTTGTTTTTCTGGCGCAAATATGCAATTTGCAAGCTGTGTTCGCGGTGgtgcgaagagagaagaccgGGGAGAGCCCAGGATACGTCAGCAATAAAGTTTAGGCGTGGGAGGCAGAAGCGAAAGTGTCAGCGAGAGATGCAGGATCCGATGGCGGGAGAAGTCAAACAATTTGAATGCGACTTTGATTGCTCGTCGGGGGCGTGACCCAGCCTCACCCCCTTTTCCCCAAACGTACGCAGACTTAGATGGACTTTCTGAGGCGTTTGTGTGCTGATCGGAGTAGCTTGCTGCTCATGTCTCTCTCGTTGCTCTTGCCGGCCGTGGGACACAATCATTTAAGGCAGTAACAACGGGCACAGACACAGAGGATAGCCCAGGAGGATCAATGCGAGGAACACAGGATCCCGCTTGCTGTATAGCCGACAGCCAACTGGATATTTACCCCCCTTTTTTGGCATTCGAAGACTTGATCCTTTTTGTATTAGGCACTACACGCTGCAGGGCCGCAGTCTAATCTAGCTCAGTGCCTTGTCTGGCCGCTACCGAAGCACAGACAAGTCGGTTGCGTTGAACAACCTCGAAGAGTCCAGAATCTGAAGATGGTACAGCATTGCCTCACCCGTACATGCGTACATCACACCCAGGGGGGTCGCAGTGGAAGCCGTTCGCAGTTGTCCCATTCAAGCGGACCTGCGCGTAGAAGCGAAAAGGAACAACAGGTGCAAGGGTGGACGGGGGAGATGTGTGACCACGCTACCATCCGGAGAATTGCTGTCCGCTCAGAGTCGTTGAGCGGATGACACTTCATAACGGGGGGTTTTGGGGGGACAGAGATCAGACACTGAGGTTAATCCAGTTTGGTGCGACTTGCCTCGAAGCCAGACTGAGGCATATGGTTCGTAGGCTTGTTTGGAGTCCCTATTCACTAGTGTTGCATAGTCGGACTTACTGGAGTGCAGGAAACAGGAGCAGGACGTAGGAAAATGATTCCAGTCATACCTCTGCGTAGCTTATGAGCTCACAAATGCGTTTGATGCCAATTTTGCATTTAGTGCGAGTGACACGACACCCTACTACGATGCCTTCTGGCAACGGGCTTGCCGACCGCTTTTCCCCTTCTAAATATGAAGCAGTCGGAAGCGACGCCAGCACCGCCGCGTGCCGTTCCAGACAACTGTTTTCCAGCGACTGTGGGGATGACAAGGGATCTTACGTCATGCATATACTGTGTATCGTATCGACAGGTACGGAGGCGATGAGTTTCCCGCAGGTACAAGACTGAAGGGAGGCCACTTTCTTCCCGTGGCAGGAAGACTACATGTAAACATATTTAGTCTGCTCGAAAATCGGGTTTGCGAGAGTCATTTGTTCGGATCGGCTATCGTATGCCCAAGGCCGTATTTGATACGGGCAACTTCTGTATGCATCGAGAAGATATGGGAGCAGGTTGCGGCAGCTGCGTTGCTTTCCGTTAGGTTTTCCCTTTTCTCAGTTCCTTTATGTGGTTGTGTGGGAAGACGTTCTAAATTCGCATGTCTCTTAGCTTGTCGATTTGTGGACGAGGCCTGCTTCACTCGAGATAGCGTACTAACGACGTTTCAGGCGGTACAATCAACAAAGCTGGTTTTGAATGCTTGCGGCTGTAGGCACCTCGACAGCTTTTCTCAGTGGGGTGATGAAGCACGACGAAATCGCAGGACAAGAAGGAGGATTTTGGGGTCTAGTTTTTTTGATGGTTGGATCTGCGTGCTCAGGAGAGAAGCGGCTTGCTGGCTGGCAGGCGCAGTCGGCGATTTGTGAGTGATCGTCAGAATCGAGTTCGAATTGGTCATGCAGGCGGAagcagccacgcaggcgagTGACGTTTTCCCATCTGCATCGGCTATTCGTTCTCATAGAGCCTGGCGTCCTGCTGAGTAGCATGTGGACGCAGTTTTCATGATTTTCTGTTGAAACGCTATCCATGCGTTGACTTTCACTGAGCGTCGGGAGCAGACAGTCGCTACGTGGACAGCGCACCCAGCTCATTGCACGGGGTCAGTTGCACATCTCGATGGCACACGCGAGTCCGCCGATTTTCCCTCTGACGCCTGCATCTGTGCCCACAACGGAGACGTAATTTGGCGGCGACTCCCCATCCCTGTGTTCTTTTCTTGGCCTTCTTCGCATTCCTCGGAACGGGCCTTTCCTTACAGTCTTTTGCTTGAACCTCTGGCACCCATTGGTGCGCCCTAGGTATTCGCGCTCGTCAGAGCTCCAAAACGTCGTCTGGTGCACAGTTGAGCGTGTTGACGGTCCACTTTTGTTTTGATTCACGTCATTTCTCCCAGTTATCTCTTTGAATCGCACAGAGATCTTCATTTTCGTCTGGGCGGATAGCTTTCACCGAGCCAACTGCAACAGTCTCATCAGCGGGCTCCTAACCGCAAGCGCTACACGCTTGCGTGGTCGATTTAGGGGCTTCGATTGTTCCGACAGAGACAGGGAAAACGTAAAATATGGGGACAACTACACCACAGCAAAAGGGCCTGAAGAAGATTCAGTGAAggcggccgcctctgctTGGTTCTCGCGGTCGCATCTGTTGGCTGGTCAAACTATTGGGGTGCCCCCTGGGCAGATCCGAGATTCCACTCTAACCGTACACCCTCCTTTCTGAGTCAGTTTCTCTGTGAATGCACGTGACCACTGAAACGATTGTCACCACTCAGAACTGTCGCCATTCCCCTGTAAGCGTTGGCTCCCCCTGCGTGTCTCAGAACACGAGAATGTCCGCCTCTGGCTTTGAACGTTTCGCATCGTACTACTTTACTTTTATTTACTCTCCCGATCTTTTCCGCGATATCCTTGTTTGGTTGGATGCAAGCCTCAGAAGGGGATTAATCAGCAAGCAGCAAGAAAGAAAGCTCTCTCCCTTTGCGGCGTGAGCCGTGAGACCTCCTATGCAGAGGGCCACGCTGTATCTTCAACCCGCCCGCTCAGTCTCCAGGGCGCTGCAAAAAACGGCGAAATCTGCGTGTTCTGTCGCCGCGAACTCGTTCGTCCTCCGGTTCTTTGCAGACTGAACATACAGCACGCCCTCGTTTTTTCCGCAGCACACCAAGCGGAGGGGAAAAGCCTGCATCAGTGGATGTGGTCTGTCATACGCAGTCAATCGTGACAGGGGTAGGGTAACAGAAAGCCGGGCTAACTAGATCTCGGAACGCAAGGCTGACGCCGTTTGCTTTTGCCGCCTCCCGCCAAGATGTCGTACCTGGATAGCGATGAGGAGGTATCTCCAGAGATGCTTCAGCAGTACAAGAAGGCCATCGAATGGGCGAGCAAAGCCGACCTGGCAGAGTGAGCACTCCTCAGACTCTGTCGTGCCACAGTTGAATGACCTGGCTGAGGGGAAGTGGGAGAAACTACACTCTCGCGAGGGGGAGGTCTCGAGCGATGGGGCGGTGATGAACGGAAACCACGAAATCGGGGATGCAGCTGAGCTTCGACGCTGCATCAGGGCACAAACACGAGGAAGCAGTCCTCACTTCAGTTTTTGCCTTGACGGTTTGATTTTCTATGGCGCCAGATAAGCAGGCGTGGATTTGGTGACTGACGTCTCAGCAACGATGTATCTTGCCGCTACGATACACCTGCGTGCTggtggcaggcgcgcggcctcagctGAGACTATCTGAAGCGTATGTGTCCTCTGCGACAACGTCAGCTGTAGTGTTCACTTCGGATCCTGGGAAGAGAATGCACGTCCAGCCCGTAAAtccgtcctctgcgtgtATATGATGCATCAAGAAGGGACGCGAACCGCTACGCCGGATGTCTCACTACGAAACACAGGCGCTACGAGAAACAGCTGGGACTCCTTGCGGGATTGAGGCACGGTGTTCCGCGGTACGAGTCTTCGCATGCCCCTGGAAGCCTCcatttcgtttttttttcgacAGTGTGTGGGGCAGCTGTGCTCGTGggcggaaaaaaaaacgtCGAGAGCAACCGAGCTCCAGAGACACCGGAAACGAGGGCCGAGCAGTCAGCAAGCATCatgcgttttcctctctgtcggGCTTTTGCGAAATCTGCAGATTCGACCGCACTGGGCTGATTCGATCTTTGGGCAAAAACGTCAACAGTGAGGAAGTCTTGCTCATCAcgctctgcttcctcacAGGCGCCCCAGAGGAGCTCGAGAAGGCAATGTAAGTGGAATCCCCAGCGAGAATGTGTCTTCTTCATTCTATGAGCAGTCTACCGCGGACTTCAGGATGGATCTTGCCAAAGTGGCGGACGAGTGCAGGTCGATCCGCGACGATTCCGATCAAGTCGATTGACTAGTAAACGAGAACTGCGTCGGTCACCGTTTGGATTTCTCCGCTGAACGGGCACGCCACTGCCGCCATTCCGGTTGGGATTCATACTGAAGTGTTGTTTTCCGCGCCCCCGTGTATGAGGAAGCGTTCACCCCTTCGCAGAATGACGTCAGCAACGGCCAAAGGGAATGAgaagcgcgaccgcggctgACTCGCACCATCTTCTGTACCGTgtgtttagggtttagggtttaggccGCTTgcagcgccgaagaggaTGTGACGTTGCATGTGACGGCGCGCCATGTGACCGTCGCTCTTGGGAATGCAACGGATTTCACACCCAGTGACGCTGCTTTGTGACCAGACGCCTGTCCACTCGCGTGCTTGTGAGGCCGCGTGGTCTACGTTGGCGCTCGGGCAGTACATCGTGGAGTTTTTTTCGATGTCTCTGTTCTCAGGTACTACTGCCTCGCGAAGCTGCAGGCGATGGAGAGCCAGCCGTTTGTCGTTATCGTCGCACTGACACTCACCAACTGGCTTAACGATGCCTCTACCTTCATCAAAAACTGTAAGGAAATTCCAGTGCACCCTCAACATCCCGCAGGAACCCGGTAGCATGGGCGGACTTCGAAGCCGTGTGTCAAAAGTGCTGGAGGAGGCACAGTGTTGTTCGCGTTCCCGTGTGCGACACGtgatgtatgcatgtatgcatccgcgcatgcgacctgtcctcgcctctctgcaaCGTACAGTGCTGCCCCCGATTCAAAGGACTAGGCGCCGAGAAGCAACTTTAGACAGATTACCAGGTGCTGCGCCTGGTGTGCGACTGAGACGCTTCCATTTCTTTCGTTTCCGCCGTCATGAAGGTGGGAAGACGGTCCTCTTGCATGCAGCCTATGTGTCGCTGGGGTGCTTGTCTTCCTAGGCTATCTGGCCATGCCGCGCGCGGTCAAGAAGAACTTGAAACAGATTTACCTGCTCCACTGGACGCTTGCGAAGAAAATGGTCATGGGCGCCATGTCCACTGTTGTGTCAAAGAAGTTCTACGACAAAGTCGTCTATGTCGACCAGCTTTCTGATGTCCTCAGCACACTCAAAATGCCGCCTACAGAGGCACTCACGTAAGCCGGAAGCCAAATGAAGGGTCTGAGCACCTAAGGCTTAGAGGTCGTAACGTCCCAGGGAGACTGTTGGGTTTCGATGTGTAATGCCTGCGACTGTGATGCCGGGCTGTTGTGTGCCAGGAGTTTCCCACGTTACGTTTGAAGGACGGAGAAAGTGGCCCTCGTTTGATATGTCCCTGGCTGCCGGTGATGCCCGCGGTTTGACAATGTGTCTGCGGTCCGCTGCGACTTCTCCCGTCGTCTTGCCTTCAATCTTGACCGGACTAACCGGTTCGGCTCCAGGATGCGTTTTTAAGCCTCGTGGCGAGCCTCTCACATGCTTGCTAAAACGTCCTAGACatacgcgcatgcatcggaCGCGTTAACTATTGCAGTGCGCTTGCGAGAGGCCGTGCTGCTTGATGCAAGGTGTGACTCTTCGTGCTTGTGGCTTGGTGCGTCGCAGGCGATTCCCTTACGTCGTTCagcacgaagaagaagagcgcaTTTCCCCGGGTGGCGCACTGGTCATTTACGGCAGCCCTGTGGCGACCCTGTGTGCGCGGATTCCAACGGACGCCATCGCACCATACACGCGGCTGCCGTCGATCTACGTCGACTTTGTTGAGCACCTCACGTCGCGCGACGTCATTTCCACCAAAGACCTCCTGTGCCTCCAAGCGgactgcgcgtcgctctaCGCGTTCGTCGGCGACATCGACCAGGGCAACCCCTTCGTGGAGTGGGGCAACATTCCAGCCCTTGTCAGCGGCTTCAGGCTTCTGTTCGACTGCATGCCCGTCCCTTTCCTCGGCGACAAAGCCTacagcgccttctgcgctctCGCCAGTAAGCCGAGCGGAACCGGCCGCCAGCGAACGGCGGTGGCGTGCCTTCCAGGCGTCTGCGTGGGAAGTTGACGCACACATCCAAGAGggcgggctgccgcgcgcttgAGCGAAACGAGTGAACTGGGCATCAGTCCGGATGGGGCGGGCTGCCCAGCGTAGCTGAATAGTaggggcgcggcgaaaaGGCAAgatgcgcagcagaggctcAGCGTGCAAGGGCGCACATAGAGTGGCGCAGTAGCCGGACGAGCCGTCTCTTTTGCACGTGTGTAAATATGTAGATGCGAGAGTCACAGCAGTGTCAGTGTCGGTTGACGTGATtacgcgagcgcgacgctaTGTATTTCTGTAGTGGTCATTTGAGCTCCTTCCACAGGGGTTTCGCGGTGTCGCTACTCTCCAGGAGACGCGGCTGCCACAGGCAGCTTGCCTATTCCTTCCCTAATAGTCGTGGTGACATCCTGCGGGTGTCTGTGCGTGCAGGGGGTGCGACGAAGCCAGACAAGTCGGCACTTTTGACGACGCTGACGCAGGTACGAGTGGAAGTCatcccgccggcgccgaatTACTTTGTTAGGGTTCGTCTGCTAACGATGTCCGGCGGCGGGTATGTCTCTCGTGTTAGCGGCAATGAAGCAGAACGCGGTGTTGGTTTCAACGGTGCCCTGCGTTGTGTCGTCTTCTATGCATGTATTGTTGCGCGTCAGTTCCATGTATCACCCATCCACACTTACCACGCGCTCAGGACTCTGTGGTTTGTTTTGGAGGgctgaggcagacgcggctgcaACGGTCGGCCGCAAACGCGCCTCAATTCGCATCAAATCAGCCTTCGTCCTCGTGCTGGTTGGCTTCCGCGGGCATTTGATTCTTTGAGCCTTTCTGGCTTGCGCGCTTCCACGAGCTCGTCCGCAGGTCTCCTGGTAAATTATCCATCTGGATATAGGTTTCGTTTGGTAGCGTGTCACCCTTTCTGACGCGAAACATCTGCGTGCATCCAGTGCTGTGTATCCGCTTCATTCTCCAGAGTTGTTGCTGGGATTTAGGAAGGAGCGAGGTGAAACAGTGCTGTCTGTTTTTATTCGATGCTGTTTCCAGGTTTTCTGTACACTATCGCTGGGAGAGCAAGAAACCTTTTCAGTGAGTGTCGCCAGTCCTTGGGCTGCAATTCACCGCCGCGGCCCGTCTCAAACTTTCACGTGTTTGTTCTGAACTCGTATACGTACCCGTAGAAGCTTGCCGCAAACCACATGTGCACTGAACACAGATACACACTCAAAAAGGCTGGGGTTTTTTCGATGCACGGAGATGAGCTCATGGATATAGCGACCGCCGCTACTCAAGCTTCTATTTAGATAGGGCTATGCGCGAGGCATCCGTAATCTCATCCATTTGTACGGAGTGACAGCAAGTCCCGCAGCAACGTTTCtgttcgcttcctcctgcaGTACATCATCAAGGCGTTCAAGACGATTTCCAACGAAGCCTCGCTCAATGGCGTAAGCTAGGACAGGCTTTCCGGTGTCCACTTTCCACGGGGCACGTGTTTGAAATGCTGCACAACTGTCTGTGACTGCTGAATTGCAGCCGCTGTATGCCAGACGGATATATTACTTTCCAAGTTAGAGCTAGTCCTGTTGGGGCCCGTGAGTGGCCTCGGGCTTTGTTGGGTTTCCTGTATCTCGCCCAACGTCGGCATTGCGCTGTCCGGGCCTTGACCTGCGTGGGGGATCAGAGAACTCGATGAGCGGAGTTTCCTGCCAGGGCACGAGTCAAACGTCTCGCGTGAACTGTTGCGGGTGAATAAGTGCGCGAACATAATCTCGTGGCCTGCtgtgccggcggcgcttcgaCGATCTTTCGATGGCGGAAAAAAACGCGGGGGtgggcagccgcagcgcgtgtTTCTGTATAGTTGTTGTCACTCAGGAGCATGCGTTGTTGTGTAAAAGTGCGATCTTTGTTGGCGGGTCGCAGAGGAGTCGAGTGCGAGCGATGCTGGGTACGCCAGCGGTTGTGGTTGCGCGTCCTGCGTCCCCTGGCGTGTCTGGTTCACTCTCGAGAACACGACGAATGATGTGGCGCCCACAGATGACTCCAACGAAGATCGCCGAGATCTTTGGTCCGTCCTTCTGTCGCCCGCCTGGCAAGCCCGACTCCCAGATCCCCATCGTCGGTCACGTAAGTCACTTCGCGCGATCAGGTTCCATCGTCTGGATTTTTTGTGCGGTGAAGTCGTTGCCGTCGTCGCATCAGCGTTGAGATGTGCTTTCGTGGGTTTAAGTAGCCACACTCTGTCCCTCCGTTTTTAGGGTTCTCCGGCGCCCCGTTCTTCGTGCTCGCGGTGTCGGGTTGTCCATTTGTTCCAGGACGGAATCGCGCGTCGCCACTCTGCCAGCCGAAAGCAGCTCGGTGATTCGGCACCGCTCAGAGAGGGCAGTCCGACAACTGAATCTCTAGCAGTAGGAGGAGCGGGGCAGGTGCAGACTGCGGCACGCTTGCACTCATGGCACCGACGGAACCCGTCGTAACTGCGGCTCCTCGTGTAGGCCTGCAGTGGCTCTAGCGAAATGGCCGCGACCCGCATGTGTTGGGACTCTGTCTCCTGCATCTTTTCAGTTGGTGGTGGAGGCGCTTGCGCTAGGCATCCAAGACCCTGGCCAGTTCACACCCAATCTGAAGCCGGCTGCAGGGATTCCGGGGGgcaccgccgctgcagggaAGGGccctgcgaagaagcgcgtAAGTGACAGTTCGTCGTCGGAGTCCTCGTCTGAAGAAGAGTCGTCTTCTGAGTCTGAAGACGACGATGCCAAACCGAACAACGCgacggccgtcgccgcgcccggcgcagcagctgtcccagctgcctcgtcttcggctgcggctgcggcaaaAATAGCGCCAACACCGGCTCCAGCTGCAAAGGCGGCACTCAATCGCCAAGTATCACGTGAGTTTTCCAGGCCGCTGTCCCCTTATAGAGAGGACGCGTTTCGATAAGTACGCTGTTAGACAGCGTCGCCTGGACACTGAAGCATGGGGCGGCGTGTAACTGTACTGCCGGTCTATGTTGGTCATAGGAAAGGCGGCTCGATATGGGAAATAACTCGGCTCAGCGGGCGACGTCACTGGACGCACGCGTGACTGAGTTGATAAAGCTCGTGGTGGCTAGCGGTTATCCTGTCTATGTTTAGTATGTAGTTTTATATTAGTATACATGCGCGGTCGCGAACACGCATACTCTGTGGTGCTGTTTTGCCTCGCGCCTGAGCGACGCCTCAGTCAAGCAGGTGCAGACTATCTAGAACTGGCTCCGTGACTCCTATGCTGCTTTGTGCGGTATGTGTCGTACTGTAGATAAGTAGAGTGCCATCATGTTGTCTGCTTCTAACAATATTTTCACTCTTGTTTTTGTGTATATTCGTGCCTCCTGTTACTGATTTATGCTCTCTCACTGCAGAAAAAAGGCCTAGCAGCTCCtcaggcagcgaagagagctcggaggagga contains:
- a CDS encoding RhoGAP domain-containing protein (encoded by transcript BESB_008430), producing the protein MSYLDSDEEVSPEMLQQYKKAIEWASKADLAEFDRTGLIRSLGKNVNSEEVLLITLCFLTGAPEELEKAMYYCLAKLQAMESQPFVVIVALTLTNWLNDASTFIKNCYLAMPRAVKKNLKQIYLLHWTLAKKMVMGAMSTVVSKKFYDKVVYVDQLSDVLSTLKMPPTEALTRFPYVVQHEEEERISPGGALVIYGSPVATLCARIPTDAIAPYTRLPSIYVDFVEHLTSRDVISTKDLLCLQADCASLYAFVGDIDQGNPFVEWGNIPALVSGFRLLFDCMPVPFLGDKAYSAFCALARGATKPDKSALLTTLTQVFCTLSLGEQETFSYIIKAFKTISNEASLNGMTPTKIAEIFGPSFCRPPGKPDSQIPIVGHLVVEALALGIQDPGQFTPNLKPAAGIPGGTAAAGKGPAKKRVSDSSSSESSSEEESSSESEDDDAKPNNATAVAAPGAAAVPAASSSAAAAAKIAPTPAPAAKAALNRQVSQKRPSSSSGSEESSEEEDSSDDDDDDDDDDHDGE